The genomic segment TAGTTTTGAAAGACAGAGcgttttgtttgctttattttgcaGGTCCGCCACAATGGAGGAGGACGAGCCAACCGTTTATGATTGCCAGGCTGTGCTCAGAGCTGCCAAGCAGGATTTCGTGGCAGTGCTGAAGAAAGCATCATCAAAAAGCAGGAAGCCCGAGATCTGGGAATGTTCACTGGCCACGTCTTATCTGCAGGCGGCCCTCCTACTGAAGCACCTGCAGCCACCGACTGCGGTGGAGCACATGACGGTCAGTGGAGTTTTTGTCCAGGCTCTGTTTTTCCCACTGAAGCTCGAGTCGTTGTCTCTCACTGGCAATCCTTTTCCATTCACGTGTCGAGTCCAGATAGAGGACTGGTTTCAGAGGCAGAGGGCTGGAGGAGATGGGTATGCAGTGGTTGCTGTCAAAACCAAAAAAGTCAGCACAAGGTTCGCCCTGACacaagaggaggaagatgtAAGCGGAATGATGCAAGCAGTTTTTAGGTGGTGAAACGTTTAACAGTGTTGTAATGAActttgaccccccccccccccccccccccccccctctctctctctcccgcAAGTGGTTTCAGACATATTTCACTCTGGTGCGGCCCCTCCTTTTCAGCACCGCGACTGGCAAGAGGAAGCTGGACGACCTGGAGGCAGAAGACaggtttttcctctccaccgCAGGGGTGCCCATCCATAGTGCCAGCAACGACCTGGAGCGGCTACAGGCAAAGTAATGTTACTGCACATGGGAAGTGCCTAGTTGTTCACGTGAGAACTAAGAGTCATTCTCAcaaatttgtttccattttgatTTTTAGATACAAACTGGAGAAGGTGTCCAGCCAGCTTGCTCACAAAGCCTACCGTGCTGCCATCCGGAGAGTCCCAGTCCAAGAAAAGTCCCAGGCTGCGGATCAGACCCCAGACACCTCCAGCGAAAGAGGCAACCTGGAGGATGTGATCGCGGCAAGAGCCCTGCTGGACAAGCTAACTAGCGAACCCAGGTATGCAAGCTCTTTCAGCAcgcaaaataatgttttgtgtttcatgtttatgTGAACTTACACATGcttgcatatatatatgtacacacacacacacacacatatatatatagagatataaatgtgtgtgtatatgtatatatatatatatgtgtgtgtgtgtgtgtgtggaaatacCAGCTGAGCCGGTCACAGAACAACGGGAGAGGCATGGGGTGAGGAGAAGGCAGCCGCTGCAGGCGTTTTTAGTGAAAAATGTGACTTAACCCCCAGTTGTTCTTTCTCATTTATCTCTTTTCCAGCCCTGGCTGTCTTGGGGAGTCCCTGTCGTCTCCCACCGCTCCACCATGTTCACAAATGACCCTTCAGGCAGCGTTTGACCAGCTTCTTCAGTCACATCCCGTCACTCTGGATGGGAAGCTTCCGAGCAAGGCTGTGCGCTACCAGCTGTCACCGAGACACCATCGGAGGCTCTACGAGCGTTGGGCGGCTCAGCAAAGGGAGCTGCGTATCCAGCATGCAGTTTGTGAGTCTGATTTTACTGAATGTGTGAGGATGTATCAGATTCAAAGTTTGCCGCAAAGTCAGTGCAATTCCCTCATGTTTGTGCATTTCTCATTTCATTTGCACAGCCCACTTCCCAAAGCGCCAGCCCACAAAGCCACGCTTGGCAAGCTGGATTAAGAAGCAGGCCTGGAAGAACGCGCCTACTACTTCCAGTATCCTGGCCGCATGGAGACCCTCCCACTCCATGGAGGACCTCACAGATTCTGAGCACATCCGTCATCTGGTCAAAACCCAGAACTGGAGGGGGCTTCACATAACACAAACTGAAGGAAAAGGAATGGGGGTGACAGTCACGCGGACGTTCCATTTAGGGGAGGTCATTTGTGACTACCACGGCAAACTGATCTCAGGCAAAGAGGGGCAGGAGGTCCACAAGGCCACGGACCCCGACCACACAGGTTACATGTTCTTTTATAAACGAGGCGAAAAGCAGATGTGCATCGACGCGCACCTGCCTCGTTGTGACTGCCACCCCGAAAAAGACACTCTTGGCCGTCTTATAAACCACGGGTCCACCGCTCAAGCTAACGTAAAGCCCAGACTAGTTAGCATGGACATAGATGGGGTGGAGCGGGacgtcatcctcttcatcgctCTCAAAACAATTTGTGTGGGCGAAGAGGTCCTGTTCCACTATGGGGTGGAAAAGAGCTCCTTTGGTGGCGAGGGCTTAGACTTGGAGTGGTTGTAAATGTGGCCAGCAGTTGAAGGAGCAGAAACACTGTCGTTTCATTTGAGTGctgctgttttccattttttttgttttcccttgCATGTAGTGTAAGTAGCTCTAGACTGTTCATTGAAGTTTCataagtgtttatatttatgcatatatatatatatatattttgctgtttgtgtacATAGATTGCATGTTTTACTTAGTAATTTCTGTGTGATTAATTGTGGTTTTACCATATATAGATTCATTTGCAGTGCTGCTGTgttcctttttgttgttttccctTGCATGTAGTTTAAGTAGCTCTAGACTGTTCATTGAAGTTTCATAAGTGCTTATatttatgcatatatatatatatatatatatattgctgtTTGTGTACATAGATTGCATGTTTTTCTTAGTAATTTCTGTGTGATTAATTGTGGTTTTACCATATATAGATTCATTTGGAGTGCTGCTGTgttcctttttgttgttttccctTGCATGTAGTTTAAGTAGCTCTAGACTGTTCATCAAAGTTTCataagtgtttatatttatgcatatatatatatatatatatatattttgctgtttgtgtacATAGATTGCATGTTTTTCTTAGTAATTTCTGTGTGAGTAATTGCGGTTTTACCATATATAGATGCATTTGGAGTGctgctgttttcctttttgttgttttccctTGCATGTAGTTTAAGTAGCTCTAGACTGTTCATTGAAGTGTTATAAGTTattgtttagatgtttttttctttgctgtttgtgtatatatacattACTTGTTCATCTTAGTGTGTCATGTGTGAATAACTGTGGTTTTGAAAGGTTAATACATTTTTTGAAAGAAATCGGTCATCAGTTTGTCATTCATGAAGTCAATGAATCACTTTATGATCTACATATTATAAAGCGAAGCAATTAGAAGAGGAAGAAGtccaaggcaaatttatttgaacaGGCACATTTGTTGTACACGACAAATCCCAGTGCTTTGCACGGAACATTACAGCACGGTGCAGAAAGGAGTAACCAGTGCATTaccaaaaaagaggaaaagacaaaCAGTTCAAATGAGACAGACAACATGCAAGAAATCATGTCCCACTGTGGGGAACGGCAGTTTGAGAACATCCAGTCTCTACACTCCAGCTGATTTGGACTCGTACACAAGAGCTAGTCCCATGCCGCGGAGGACAGGCGGGCATGTTCATACACAGCTAAACAACAGATAACAGCCATAACTGAACGGCTGCAGGCCTGCGCATTTCCATTTATTGGAAGGGAACCTTTATCCTCTGACACTGCAGCCCAGACCGCTGATGAAAAGCAGTTTCAAGTCCTTCAGCACCATCTAGTGACCAAAGCACTACCACTGCGCTGCTCCAGTTTGTCCAAATGATGGCTTCTGTTGGCCTCCGGATTGAGTTGAGTTGTCCACGGAAAGCCTGCCCCAGGGGAGAATTGaagacttgtgtgtgtgtcacattgGCAATTCTGAATGTACAGCCCCCTCCAC from the Melanotaenia boesemani isolate fMelBoe1 chromosome 2, fMelBoe1.pri, whole genome shotgun sequence genome contains:
- the LOC121628474 gene encoding uncharacterized protein LOC121628474; amino-acid sequence: MKQTGLSHKHSGDDPLLKAFSDHLEKTQKHKYFQQDVDNVARFLYHMDSSHPSLGFVSVWVKTLDFISELEIIGLSKQTQVNYLKSIRKFLRYQTAHTDLASKDGVLYQQSQSYLVSLDQLIRSHKRDGNSKSPRRSATMEEDEPTVYDCQAVLRAAKQDFVAVLKKASSKSRKPEIWECSLATSYLQAALLLKHLQPPTAVEHMTIEDWFQRQRAGGDGYAVVAVKTKKVSTRFALTQEEEDWFQTYFTLVRPLLFSTATGKRKLDDLEAEDRFFLSTAGVPIHSASNDLERLQAKYKLEKVSSQLAHKAYRAAIRRVPVQEKSQAADQTPDTSSERGNLEDVIAARALLDKLTSEPSPGCLGESLSSPTAPPCSQMTLQAAFDQLLQSHPVTLDGKLPSKAVRYQLSPRHHRRLYERWAAQQRELRIQHAVSHFPKRQPTKPRLASWIKKQAWKNAPTTSSILAAWRPSHSMEDLTDSEHIRHLVKTQNWRGLHITQTEGKGMGVTVTRTFHLGEVICDYHGKLISGKEGQEVHKATDPDHTGYMFFYKRGEKQMCIDAHLPRCDCHPEKDTLGRLINHGSTAQANVKPRLVSMDIDGVERDVILFIALKTICVGEEVLFHYGVEKSSFGGEGLDLEWL